A single Triticum dicoccoides isolate Atlit2015 ecotype Zavitan chromosome 2A, WEW_v2.0, whole genome shotgun sequence DNA region contains:
- the LOC119352137 gene encoding uncharacterized protein LOC119352137 — MLFTHCTPGRMPRNAIVGRTLQIYSIKVAEIHGFESPLKVYGVVAARDTVDSSRNPIFLRPRNGCQILNLQEPFLHLTGPCRAIVSMNPVDIEIELKLKGATKSEDRILISKVYHYNGERLGTYLVGDMHCGIELCFQQLEQSIQATISRVRIVERDSAPFPHGG, encoded by the exons ATGCTCTTTACTCACTGCACACCAGGCCGTATGCCAAGAAATGCCATCGTTGGGAGAACCTTGCAGATCTACTCAATTAAGGTTGCAGAAATACACGGCTTTGAGAGCCCCCTGAAGGTGTACGGTGTGGTTGCTGCCCGAGACACAGTGGACAGCAGTCGTAACCCAATCTTCCTTCGTCCAAGAAATGGCTGTCAAATCCTCAATCTGCAG GAGCCCTTTCTACACTTAACTGGCCCATGTCGGGCAATTGTGTCTATGAACCCTGTTGACATTGAGATAGAGCTGAAACTAAAGGGGGCAACCAAGTCCGAGGACAGGATATTGATCAGCAAAGTCTATCACTACAATGGTGAAAGGTTAGGTACATATCTCGTCGGCGACATGCATTGTGGGATAGAATTATGCTTTCAGCAACTTGAGCAGTCCATTCAGGCCACAATCTCGCGTGTTCGGATTGTTGAAAGGGACTCAGCGCCTTTTCCGCATGGTGGCTGA